TATTGATGTTTCACAGTTGGAAAATGCGTTATCCGATAAAACCAAGGCGGTAATGATTGCTCATACATTAGGTAATCCATTTGATTTGCAAGCAGTTAAAGATTTCTGTGATAAGCATGATTTATGGTTAGTGGAAGATAACTGCGATGCATTGGGAACTAAGTATTTATATAATGGGGAATGGAAATACACAGGTACAGTTGGGCATATTGGTACATCCAGCTTTTATCCGCCACACCATATGACTATGGGGGAAGGCGGTGCTATTTATACTAACGATCTTCAATTGAAACGTATTGTTGAATCCTTCCGTGACTGGGGCCGTGATTGCTGGTGCCCGTCAGGCCATGACGATACTTGTAAACATCGTTTTACGCAACAGTTTGGTGAATTGCCGTTGGGATATGATCATAAATATGTATATTCGCATTTGGGTTATAATTTGAAAGTTACTGATATGCAGGCGGCAGTAGGCTGTGCACAATTAAAAAAAATTCCGAGTTTTATTGATGCACGACGTAAAAACTGGCAAATGCTTCGGGAGGGTTTAAGTGATCTTCAGGACGTATTATTATTACCAGAACCAATGAATAACTCTGAACCAAGCTGGTTTGGTTTCCTTATTACAGTGAAAGAAAATGCTCAAATTAAGCGTGATGATATCGTTAGATACTTGGAAGAAAATAAAATTCAAACTAGAATGTTATTTGCGGGTAATTTAATTAAGCATCCGTGCTTTGATGAAATGAGAGCAACGAAAACTGGCTATCGTGTAGTTGGAGAACTAACTAATACAGATAAAATTATGAATAATACTTTCTGGATCGGCGTTTATCCGGGCATGAATGAAGCTATGATCAAATGTATGATAAATGCCATTAAAAATGCCATTAAAAATGGTTAATGATAGTATTATTATCTTAGTTAAGCAATTTATTGTCATTAATTTTTAATAACGGTACCATTAAATTTTTTGCTTAATAAATTATGGGCGTTTAAGTAAGAATTTAAGGAGTATGAAATGAAATTAAGCGACTATATTGTATCATTTTTAGTAGAAAAGAAGATAACAGATGTATTTGGTTATCCTGGTGGAATGGTAACACATTTAATGGATTCTTTCGATAAATATAATGATAAAATTTTTGCTCATCTTGCTTATCATGAGCAAGGTGCCGCTTTTTGTGCTTGTGGGTATGGACAAATATCTAAGTTACCTGGAGTTGCATATGCTACCAGCGGTCCTGGAGCAACAAATTTAATTACTGGAATTGCAAATGCATATTTTGATTCTATTCCTTGCGTTTTTATTACAGGACAGGTTAATACTTACGAAGCCAAGGGATGTTTAGAGGTTCGGCAAAAAGGATTTCAAGAAATGGACGTTGTTAGTGTAGTAAAAAGCATAACCAAATATGCGGTACAAGTTACACAGGCGGACGATATACGGTATGAATTAGAAAAAGCTTTTTCTATAAGTATGAGTGATAGGCCGGGACCAGTACTGTTAGACATTCCCATGAATATTCAAAGAGCAGAAATTGATCCCGAAGCGTTAGCTGGATATAGTAATAGTTGTAATTGTGTTTGTTCTTGTGGTTCGAGAAAAGATATAGTTTTTAATACTTTGATGCAAGCAAAAAGGCCGCTTATTATTGCGGGTGCAGGTGTTAGTAATTCGGGTTGTAAAAAGGTTTTTCAGAAATTAGTTGATAAGCTAAAAGTACCAGTGGTTACTAGTATGATTGGCATTGATTGCTTGTCCCATGAATCACCATATAACTTTGGCTTTATTGGTGCCTATGGTCATCGTTATGCTAATTTTGCAATTGCAAAAAGTGATTTGATTATATCAATTGGATCTAGACTTGATTGTAGGCAAACAGGTTCTAATAAAAATATTTTTGCCCAAGGTGCTAAAATAATCCGAATTGATATTGATGCAGGCGAACCTACTAATAAAATAAAGGAAGACGATACTTTATTACTATGTGATATAAGAGAGTTTATTCCAGCTATCTTAGATGATACCCGCTTTCAATTTGGCAATAAATATGAGCATTGGTTAAATCAGTGTAGAGAATTAAAAGGTAATCTAGAATGTATTGATAATGAGCCGGCAAACACAATTGTTCGTGAAATAAGTAAGTATGTTCCTGATGATGTTGTTGTAACTACTGATGTAGGGCAAAATCAGGTATGGGTAGCTCAAGATTTCGAAGTAAAAAAGAATCAACGTGTTTTGTTTTCAGGTGGCCACGGTGCTATGGGATATTCGCTTCCGGCGGCGATTGGTGCATATTATGCAAGTCATAAACCTGTTATTTGTTTTAATGGTGATGGTGGTCTACAAATGAATATTCAAGAATTACAATTTATTGCAAGGGAAGGCATTCCTATAAAAATTGTTCTAATGAACAATCATTCACTTGGTATGATAAGGCATTTTCAAGAAATGTATTTTGACTCTAACTCTATGCAAACGACTGCCGACAAAGGATATACAGTTCCAGATTTTAATAAGGTTGCTGCAGCATATGGTATTGACACTTATACTATTAAACGGATGAATGAAATACCGCAATTAGGAAAAATTTTCCAAGAACTTTCGCCAGCCTTTATTAATGTTATATGTAGTGATAAAACCTATGTATACCCTAAACTTGCTATGAATAAACCAATTCATGACCAAGAACCGTTAATGGACAGGGATTTGTTTGATAAGTTAATGGGTGCTGAATGATAACTATAGCAGTAACATTATGAGGCTATCACTTCTGTACTTATTTAATCGGATTATTCGTTAGATGTATTTAAAGACATAAAAATTGCAGAAATTGAAAATGCAAAGGACTTTTTAATAACTGATAGGATTGCGGATTATCCAATGACAGAATAGCATGCGGAGGGAATATTCATGTGTCAAAGTTTTATGAGAAGCGATGTTATTGAGAAGGATATGCAGGATATTTATTCGCGTGATATTGCCTGGGAAAGATTTAAGGGGAAAACTATTTTGGTTACGGGTGCAACAGGGATGTTGGTATCGTATCTTTTATATTTTTTGATATATTTAAATGAGGTACACAATGCTAATATCCGTATAATTGCTTTGGTACGGAATTTGAAAAAATGTGAACAAAAATTTGGTAAGTATAAAGAAAAATCATATTTTAAAATTTATACAGAGGATATTACAAAGCCTTTAAATATTGCGGAAGCAATAGATTTTATTATTCATGCTGCGAGTTTAGCAAGTCCGCAGTATTATGAGCCTATGCCCATTGAAGTTGCTGCACCTAATGTATTGGGAACGTATTACTTATTACAATTAGCTAGAGAAAAAAAAGTAAGCGGTTTTTTGTTTTTTAGTAGTGGAGATATTTATGGAAAAATGCCGGAAGGGACAGGAGATATAGTAGAAGAGATGTCAGGATCTATGGACCCTTTGGATATGCATAGTTGTTATGGTGAAAGTAAACGTATGGGGGAAACATGGTGTGCATCTTTTGCACGTGAATATGATATGCCAGTTACGATTGTTCGCATTGGGCATACGTATGGACCAACTATGGATGTTGAGCAGGATCCAAGAGTATTTGCTTCTTTTATGAAATGTGTTTATCATGGAGAAGATATTGTTATGTTAAGCGATGGAAGTGCTAAGCGTCCCTTTTGTTATATCGCTGATGCGATAGTAGCATTTTTTCTAGTTTTATTAGAAGGTAAAAAAGGTGAGGCTTATAATGTTTGTAATACCATGGAATTTTTGAGCATAGCAGAACTTGCGGAATTGATGGTTCGCTTACGTCCGGAACTTGGTTTGAAGTTTATCCGAAAGCAACGTGTGCGTTCAGAGGTTTATTTAGAAAATAAGGGGAACAAGGATAATAAACCAATTGAAACGAAATTGAAAAAATTGGGATGGAAATGTCATTATGATAGTTATACTGGTTTTAAAAATGTATTACGATATTTGCAACAGAGGGGTTGATAAATGAATGGGTTAGGGGTGTATTATCTTTGCCGTTTATGAAGGAACTCAGCTTAGATGGGAAGCTTTTTGTCGAATTCATTGCACTTACTTCTTATCCTATGTGAAAAAGAAAATGCAGGACGACAACCTGTTTACAAAGTATACGATGCAGGAACTTTTTGATGAATTAGATGTGATTGAATGCTTTGAATATCCTGGATATGATTTGCGTGTAAGTGAAATGACATCTCGTCAACTCGCTATATACGAAACAATGGGGTTTAATCCCCCAGCTTCGTTACATTAAGTCCGGGAATGCAGGATACCTAGGTATAATCGCTACTGAGGCAACGTGACATATAAAAAATGTCACTATCTTAATTCATCACAGGAGTGGTCTTGATATTGTGGTCCATTATAGTCAGAATGATTCTTGTCGGATAATCAAAGGGGAGTGGGTATTTTAGCAAAAGTAATTAAGTCATGAAGTTTTTAGAGAAAACAATGGGAAAAGGTAGTGGAGAAGCATGCATGATAGATAACAAAGATGTTTCATATAGTGATAAAGTAATTTATAAGAATTCTATTTTTTCATTATTATATAAAGGTATTGCGATGTTATTATCCCTTCTTTCGGTACCATTGATGTTACATTGTCTCGGTACAGAAAAATATGGCGTGTGGGTATCGTTGTTGTCTGTTGTTTCTTGGATTTATTATTTTGATTTAGGTGTAGGAAATGGATTAAGGAATAAATTGGCAGAATCTATAGCTCTTCATGATATTGAAAGTTCAAAAAAATATTTAAGCGTTTCTTATCTTTTAGTAAGTGGAATATCATTTCTTATATTCATTGCAATTCTCGTTATTTTTTCTATAATAGATGTTTCTTCGCTGTTGCACTATAGCCTTTTAGATGAAAATCTTGATCTCATATTGATTATTGCATTTTTCTTTGCCTGTGTTAATTTTGTGGCCTCTCTTGTCAATAATATATTTTATGCTGTACAGAGAGCTAGCTTAGTGAACTTTTTTGGCGTAGTAGGACAGGTGCTCTTTATTTTAGGATTGATAGTGTATATTCAAACAGGTAAAAGTTTTCTTGTAATGCTTGTTATTGTTGAAGGGGTTGCCCAACTGTTAAAAAATGTTGTGGCGACAGGTTATATATTCCGTACTTATTCACAATTAAAGTTTTCGATCAATAAGATTGATTTTAGTTATGCACATGGAATAGTAGGTTTTGGCCTCCGAGTTTTTCTTATTCAGATTACGGCATTAATTTTGAATTCGACAGATAATATTATTATCTTACGATATTTTGGCGCGGATGCTGTAACGCCATATAGTTTGTGTTATAAGTATTTTAATACGATTAATGCATTTTTTGTAGTTATGTTAACACCTCTTTTATCTGCCTATACTTTTGCTTATGCGCGACATGACGTTGAATGGATAAAGAAAACTTTATATAAGGGATTTTTGCTTTTCATTGCTTTTGTTGCGATTATACTCATTGCTGGATTTGTTTTTGAGCCAGTTACAATTTTATGGTTGCAAAAAAAACTTTATTTTCAACCGGGTCTCATATTTTTGACTGGATTGTATTTCGTTTTGTTAATGTTTACACATAATTTTTCCACGCTATTAAATGGAATTAGTAAAGTTTCAGGGTATACAATATCAACGATTTTGATGGCAGTTATTAACGTACCAATTTCAGTTTTTATAGCCGTTTATATGGGAATGGGGATTAATGGAGTTATTATGGGATCTATTATTTCGATGATAATTGGGGTTGTAGTTTCTCCTATTATTGCGATAAAGGAATTAAAGAAGTTGGGAGGTTAGAAAATGCTTCTTTTGTCAATTTGTATACCATCATATAACCGATTTACTAGTTTGAATGTAGCCGTTAAATTAATGTTGAAAGCAGAATCTAGAGACTTTGAAATTATAATATTAGATAATAAATCGCCAAATGATATTGAAAAGGAAATTATAATTCATGATAAACGTTTACATTTTATCAAACAAGAGTCAGCTGTTAATGCAAATGAGAATATTAGGGATTGTTTATTATATGCTACGGGAAAGTATGCAATGATTTGCTTAGATAAGGATAGTATTAATGGAAGAATGTTAGATGAGTTTCTTCAAGTTATTCGGCAAAATCCCAAAATTTGCGGAGGTTGCTGTATACAAAATAAAATATCTAAAGAAAATAAAATTGAGATTTATGATCATGATCAGATTCTAAAATTTGGATATTTATATTTAGGAAAACATCCGTCAGGTGATTTTTACAGAACCGAATATATGAATGAAGATATAAAGTTGTTATCGGAAAAAGCATTGAATAGTGGATTTATATCGGATTTAATTTTGGCAAGATGCGCTAGTCATGGTTCTATGCTATTTTATGATAAACCTTTAGTGTTTCTTGAGAAATCGAAAACTGCTGCAAAAATAAAGTCATATACATATTCTGGAAAAAATAATAATGTATATTTTTATCCTAATAAGAGAAAAGAACAGTTTAGCGTGTATATTGATCATATGAAATCATTGTATATAACACATAAATTATGGAAAAAATTACTTGAGAAGATTTATGTTCAGAAAATTATTCAAGTTACGTTTGGTTTTCGAGATGTTATGCGTTTAAAAGATGCATGTACACACTATGATCTCACGGTTAGGAATATTACGTTAAAAGAAATGTTTCATTATTGGATAGATTTTAATAATTATTTTTTGAAAAGTGATCTTAATGATTTATCCAAATATAGTAAGTTGTATATTATCATTAAATCAAATTTAATGCTTGTAAAAAAATTTATCGATAAAAAATTATGCTATTCTAGTTGTAGAAGAAATGTATTTATGAATAAGTTGCTTATTGGAAAAAATTCAATAAGATGAGGATACTAATCTGAATAATGCAAATAATAAAAGAAATTATCATAGAATATATGCATGGAGGAATGCAGCATTGATTATTAAACATTCTCATACTGGTTTTGAGGCATTGCGTATTTTGGCAATGCTAATGATTGTTAGTCTACATTATTTGGGTCACGGAGGGGTTTTACAAGCAACGCCATATTCAACAAATTATTTATTAGGCTGGTTTATCAATGCTTTTTGTAAAGTAGGTGTAAATTGTTATGTTCTAATAAGCGGATATTTTTTAGTAAAATCGTCAGATTTTAAAATTAAGAAAGCTTGCGATTTATGGATAGAAGTTTTCTTTTATTCGGCTGGTATTTTTCTTTTATTTTATAGCTTAAATATTATTCCTCTTTCAACAAAAGGATTACTGAAAAGTTTTTTACCAATCAAATTAGAAGCATATTGGTTTGTTACGGCATATATGGGTCTGTATATTTTATATCCATACCTTAATAAATTAATAACAAATCTAAGCAAAAGGGATTACCAAAAATTTATTTTTGTTTTGCTGGGTATTTTCAGCATATATTCGTTTGTAGGCGATACATTCCATGTAGTTGGAGGCTCTAGTCTGATTTGGTTTATTGTACTATACTGTATTGGTGGATACTTCAGGCTTTTCGATGATTTTAGCAACAAAAACAAAATGTTTTTGTTTTATGTAATTATGTCAATATTTATTTTTATTACTAAAATTACTCTTTATAGTATAGGTTCTCATTTCGGCTTTGCTACTAAAGGCGGTTCAGAAATATTTTATGCATATAATTCACCAATATTATTATGTTCTTCCGTTGCATTATTTCTATTTTTTAAAAATGTAACAGTGGATCGTATATGGTTGCTTCATTTAATTAACTTTTTTGCACCACTTACTTTTGGCGTGTATTTAATTCATGACAATGATTTTGTAAGAGCAAATATATGGAGATATTGGCTGAATACACCTGCATTTTATGATTCTCAATATTTCCTTTTACACTATATTATGTCTGTTATCAGTGTGTTCGTCATTTGTGCACTAATAGATAAAATTAGACAGTCGATATTTTTTATTAGTGGCAATATGATGCACACTTTGTATGAGAGACATAGAAAACGTATGGTATAGTAAATTTTTAATACTATTGTTGCAGATAGAAATGCAAGTGAGCCATTATAGAGGACTGGTTTCTGGGTCATTGTTATATAAAACCGGACATTATTCAAAGCATTCAAGAAGAACGTCAACATGTAGCTTAGCCTCGCTCTGAGACTTGATGGCTTTTGCGAAAGTTATTGGACACTAGCTACAAAAATACATCAAATAATTATTTTGGTTCAACAAGGACTCTAGTAGGCATACTTTCTTATTTTTTTATAAGTAGGGGGAAAAATCTGTGAATTTAGTACAAGTTGTAAAGCATATAGTGAAGAAAATTATTTGGCCTTCGCCGTATACTGTTATAAAAAAAAGCCCCCAAAAGTTTATGGTTGATCCTAGTTCAGTTCTTTTTGATTCAACTAGATTTGTTTTTTGTGTACCTAAACATACGATTAATCCATGTGTATATATTGCCAAAGACTCAATGATCGGCTGTGAGTTTATTTTTGAGTCAACACAGGGGTGTATTAGTGTTGGGAATAGAACGTATATTGGGAATGGAACTAAACTTATATCTAGATCTTCAATAACAATAGGGGACGATGTAACAATAGCTTGGGGATGTTATCTATACGATCATAATTCTCATTCTTTAAATTGGGAGCAGAGACGTAAGGATATCCAACAACAAATGATTGATTTAAAAAATACTAAAAATTTTATATTGAATAAAGACTGGAGTGTAGTAAAAACAGAAGCAATTGTAATTTGTGATAAGGCATGGATTGGTTTTGAAGCTGTTATTTTGAAAGGTGTTACCGTGGGTGAAGGGGCAATAGTTGGAGCTAGGTCGGTAGTTACAAAAGATGTTGAACCGTGGACGGTTGTGGCAGGTAATCCGGCAAGAGTAGTAAAAAGGCTAAAGAAGAACTAGTGGGTGAATTTTTTAATGGATAAAAAAGTACTTATTACAGGGGCATATGGTTTTATTGGCCGATATGTTGCAAAGTATTTTGAAAAGCAGGGTTGGGATGTTATAGGATTAGGGCACGGAGAGTGGTCACGCCAAGAGTGGCAGGCTTGGGGTATTAAAGAATGGCATACCACGGATATTACTACAGATAATTTGCTAACTTATGCCAATGAACCAGATGTTATAATTCACTGTGCTGGAAGCGGGTCAGTTAGTTTTTCGCTAAATCATCCACTTCAGGATTATAATCGTACAGTACAGACTACTTTGTCTGTGCTGGAATTTGCTAGAATTCATGCTCCAAAAGCTAAAATAATTTATCCATCGAGCGCAGCAGTTTATGGTTCGGTTGGCCCCAGTCCAATTAAGGAGAATAGTTTATTAAATCCTGTTTCACCATATGGTTTCCACAAAAAAATTGCAGAAGAATTATGTTCCTCTTATGCAAGATTTTTTAATATTTCCGTTGCAATTGTAAGGCTTTTTTCAATTTATGGAGTGGGTTTACGCAAACAATTATTTTGGGATGCATGTGAAAAAATTTCAAGGAATGAAACGTTGTTCTTTGGATCTGGAGAGGGAACGCGTGATTGGCTTCATGTTCAAGATGCAGCTTCAATATTATACACGGCTAGCCAATTTGCATCTACAAAATGTCCTATTGTTAATGGCGGGGCTGGTAGAAAAGTAACTATTCGCGAGGTATTGTCTGAACTTTTTAGAGAGTTTGGGCGATCTGACGAACCAATTTTTCAGGGTATCACACGTACGGGAGACCCGCAACATTACTTGGCGGATATAAATTATCTGCGGATGTGGGGGTGGAAACCTCAATTTAGTTTGTTTCAAGGAATTCGTCAATATGTGGAATGGTATAAAGATGGTGGAGTCTTATGATTAGAGTAGGATTCATAATTGAAGATAATGGCTGGCTAGGAGGATTAAATTATTTCCGTAATTTATTTAATGCGGTATATAATATGCCAGAAAGAAAATTTGAATTGGTAATTTTTACAGGAAAGAATTCTTCTCTGAATTTATTTTCTGGTTTTCCACCGGTAGAAATTATTCACACTTCATATTTTACAAGATTACATCCGCTATGGATGTTACATAAGATAGGATATTATTATTTTCACAATGATTTATTTTTAGAGAGGTTTCTAAAGAGACATCACATTGATGTTCTTTCACATGCGAATTTTTTATCTAAGAATAGTTCAGTCCCGGTTTTAGGGTGGATACCTGATTTTCAATGTATGTATTATCCAAAACTTTTCTCAGACAAGGGAATGCGTTCACATGAGTCCAACTTACGCTTAATTGCAAAATATGCCCAAGCAGTTGTGGTTAGTAGTTTTGATGCAAAAAAAGATATGGGCAAGTTTATGCCACAATATATTTCTAAAGCTAAAGTTTTGCATTTTGCAGTGGTGCCGCAGAATAACGACTCGAGGAAAAATATGGAATATTTAGAAGATAAATACAATATTCATTATCCATATTTTTATGTACCTAACCAATTTTGGGCACATAAAAACCATAAAATACTGATTGATGCATTGAATATTTTAAGAGAGAAAGAAATACCGATTACTATTGTCATGACAGGGAAGACAGTTGATCCACGGCAACCCGAATATTTTGATAACTTAATGCGATATGCCCAAGAGTGCAATGTTTTAAATAAGTTTAGGGTATTAGGTATTGTGCCATACTCCGATGTTATGAGTTTACTGCGTAATTGCTTAGCAGTAATAAACCCTTCGTTTTTTGAGGGATGGCATACTGGTGTAGAGGAAGCTAGATCACTAGGTAAACCAACATTATTGTCGGATATCCCTATTCATCGAGAGCAGGACCCATCTGGAGGAGTATTCTTTAATCCGCGCGATTCCCTTGATTTGGCAATGAAGCTAGAAGAATTTTGGAGTAATAGCAATAATGAGGAAGACGCACATTTAAAGTATAACGTGGAAGATGCAACGGCAAGGCATCAAGTATTTGCAAAGACATATGAAAAAATAATTTTGGAAACTATAAAGGGGAATTACGTATGAAAAAGCGTGCTTTAATAACGGGCATTACTGGTCAAGATGGAGCCTATTTAGCTGAATTTTTATTAGAAAAAGGATATGAAGTGCATGGCATTAAACGTCGTGCTTCACAGTTTAATACTGGACGGATAGATCATCTTTATCAAGATTATCACGAGGATAATGTCAATTTGTTTCTTCATTATGGGGATATGGTAGATTCTACGAACTTAATTAGTATTGTTCAAAAAGTACAGCCTGATGAAATTTATAATTTAGCGGCACAGAGTCATGTACAAGTTTCTTTTGAAACACCTGAGTATACTGCTAATGCTGACGGAATAGGGACACTTAGACTTTTAGAAGCCATCCGAATTTTGGGGATGGAGAAAAAGACCCGATTTTATCAAGCATCAACGAGTGAATTATTTGGAAAGGTACAAGAAACACCGCAAAAGGAGACAACACCTTTTTATCCAAGAAGTCCCTACGCGGTGGCAAAGTTATATGGATATTGGATGACTATTAATTATCGTGAAGCGTATGGAATATACGCTTGTAATGGAATCCTTTTTAATCATGAATCACCAATACGTGGTGAAAATTTTGTAACTCGTAAAATCACTCGGGCAGTAGCGCGAATTAGCCTTGGGCTTCAGAGAAAGTTATATCTAGGAAATTTGAACGCTAAAAGAGACTGGGGTTTTGCAAAGGATTATGTCGAGGCAATGTGGCTTATGCTTCAGCAGGACAAGCCGAATGATTATGTAGTTGCCACTGGGGTGACACATGAAGTGCGTGAATTTGTTGAACTGGCTTTTAGGGAAGTTGGGAGGAATATTATATGGAAGGGACAGGGAATTGAGGAGAAGGGGATTGACTCAAAAACTAATGAGATTTTGGTAGAAGTTGATCCAAGATACTTTCGTCCGACGGAAGTTGAATTTTTACTCGGTGATGCATCAAAGGCAAGAGAGAAACTGGGTTGGAACCCTAATACATCAATTAAGAAATTATGTTCCATAATGGTAAAAGCCGACATGGAGCGTGCGCAACGAGATTTGCTGTGCAAACAGAATGGTTTTAAAGTTAGAAAGTATTCTTGACCTGTTTGGGGAATTTTAGTCAGTGGCTCAGGGGGAGAGCCACAAAGAAATCAGTGGCTCTCAATAAATCCATCAATACGGTGGACAGGTGTTAATGCGTCCTTTCTCTTACGTTATAGACGCTTCCCCGCCAAATAGTAAATAGTATGATGCAAGATTCCATGAACAATTCTATCGAGGATTGCCAGAGATAGGATTTCCTGCAATTCGACGATTCCGTCCGTCTGACGCGAATGTGAACGATAGTAGTAGATGCGTTTTTATGACTCACATCAACAATCTCAATCAGATTCTTGGTTTCATTGTTGCTTAAGTGAACAATAAACAACTTATTAAGGATCACTAGTTTAATCTTTTTGTATTAATCACGAGAGGGCTACGTTTTGTGCGTTTAAGAAAAGTATGAACGTATATCTGAT
The genomic region above belongs to Veillonellales bacterium and contains:
- a CDS encoding thiamine pyrophosphate-binding protein; the encoded protein is MKLSDYIVSFLVEKKITDVFGYPGGMVTHLMDSFDKYNDKIFAHLAYHEQGAAFCACGYGQISKLPGVAYATSGPGATNLITGIANAYFDSIPCVFITGQVNTYEAKGCLEVRQKGFQEMDVVSVVKSITKYAVQVTQADDIRYELEKAFSISMSDRPGPVLLDIPMNIQRAEIDPEALAGYSNSCNCVCSCGSRKDIVFNTLMQAKRPLIIAGAGVSNSGCKKVFQKLVDKLKVPVVTSMIGIDCLSHESPYNFGFIGAYGHRYANFAIAKSDLIISIGSRLDCRQTGSNKNIFAQGAKIIRIDIDAGEPTNKIKEDDTLLLCDIREFIPAILDDTRFQFGNKYEHWLNQCRELKGNLECIDNEPANTIVREISKYVPDDVVVTTDVGQNQVWVAQDFEVKKNQRVLFSGGHGAMGYSLPAAIGAYYASHKPVICFNGDGGLQMNIQELQFIAREGIPIKIVLMNNHSLGMIRHFQEMYFDSNSMQTTADKGYTVPDFNKVAAAYGIDTYTIKRMNEIPQLGKIFQELSPAFINVICSDKTYVYPKLAMNKPIHDQEPLMDRDLFDKLMGAE
- a CDS encoding NAD(P)-dependent oxidoreductase; its protein translation is MDKKVLITGAYGFIGRYVAKYFEKQGWDVIGLGHGEWSRQEWQAWGIKEWHTTDITTDNLLTYANEPDVIIHCAGSGSVSFSLNHPLQDYNRTVQTTLSVLEFARIHAPKAKIIYPSSAAVYGSVGPSPIKENSLLNPVSPYGFHKKIAEELCSSYARFFNISVAIVRLFSIYGVGLRKQLFWDACEKISRNETLFFGSGEGTRDWLHVQDAASILYTASQFASTKCPIVNGGAGRKVTIREVLSELFREFGRSDEPIFQGITRTGDPQHYLADINYLRMWGWKPQFSLFQGIRQYVEWYKDGGVL
- a CDS encoding glycosyltransferase; translation: MLLLSICIPSYNRFTSLNVAVKLMLKAESRDFEIIILDNKSPNDIEKEIIIHDKRLHFIKQESAVNANENIRDCLLYATGKYAMICLDKDSINGRMLDEFLQVIRQNPKICGGCCIQNKISKENKIEIYDHDQILKFGYLYLGKHPSGDFYRTEYMNEDIKLLSEKALNSGFISDLILARCASHGSMLFYDKPLVFLEKSKTAAKIKSYTYSGKNNNVYFYPNKRKEQFSVYIDHMKSLYITHKLWKKLLEKIYVQKIIQVTFGFRDVMRLKDACTHYDLTVRNITLKEMFHYWIDFNNYFLKSDLNDLSKYSKLYIIIKSNLMLVKKFIDKKLCYSSCRRNVFMNKLLIGKNSIR
- a CDS encoding NAD(P)-dependent oxidoreductase, translating into MRSDVIEKDMQDIYSRDIAWERFKGKTILVTGATGMLVSYLLYFLIYLNEVHNANIRIIALVRNLKKCEQKFGKYKEKSYFKIYTEDITKPLNIAEAIDFIIHAASLASPQYYEPMPIEVAAPNVLGTYYLLQLAREKKVSGFLFFSSGDIYGKMPEGTGDIVEEMSGSMDPLDMHSCYGESKRMGETWCASFAREYDMPVTIVRIGHTYGPTMDVEQDPRVFASFMKCVYHGEDIVMLSDGSAKRPFCYIADAIVAFFLVLLEGKKGEAYNVCNTMEFLSIAELAELMVRLRPELGLKFIRKQRVRSEVYLENKGNKDNKPIETKLKKLGWKCHYDSYTGFKNVLRYLQQRG
- a CDS encoding oligosaccharide flippase family protein; the encoded protein is MKFLEKTMGKGSGEACMIDNKDVSYSDKVIYKNSIFSLLYKGIAMLLSLLSVPLMLHCLGTEKYGVWVSLLSVVSWIYYFDLGVGNGLRNKLAESIALHDIESSKKYLSVSYLLVSGISFLIFIAILVIFSIIDVSSLLHYSLLDENLDLILIIAFFFACVNFVASLVNNIFYAVQRASLVNFFGVVGQVLFILGLIVYIQTGKSFLVMLVIVEGVAQLLKNVVATGYIFRTYSQLKFSINKIDFSYAHGIVGFGLRVFLIQITALILNSTDNIIILRYFGADAVTPYSLCYKYFNTINAFFVVMLTPLLSAYTFAYARHDVEWIKKTLYKGFLLFIAFVAIILIAGFVFEPVTILWLQKKLYFQPGLIFLTGLYFVLLMFTHNFSTLLNGISKVSGYTISTILMAVINVPISVFIAVYMGMGINGVIMGSIISMIIGVVVSPIIAIKELKKLGG
- the rfbH gene encoding lipopolysaccharide biosynthesis protein RfbH, yielding MNCNEELEKQLHREIMELVAKYYKVKHRKENVFKPGDRISYGGRVFDEQEMTNLVDSALDFWLTTGKYTAQFEADFANFLGVKYCSLTNSGSSANLLAFMALTSHKLGERHIKKGDEVITVAAGFPTTVAPIIQYGSIPVFVDVTLPAYNIDVSQLENALSDKTKAVMIAHTLGNPFDLQAVKDFCDKHDLWLVEDNCDALGTKYLYNGEWKYTGTVGHIGTSSFYPPHHMTMGEGGAIYTNDLQLKRIVESFRDWGRDCWCPSGHDDTCKHRFTQQFGELPLGYDHKYVYSHLGYNLKVTDMQAAVGCAQLKKIPSFIDARRKNWQMLREGLSDLQDVLLLPEPMNNSEPSWFGFLITVKENAQIKRDDIVRYLEENKIQTRMLFAGNLIKHPCFDEMRATKTGYRVVGELTNTDKIMNNTFWIGVYPGMNEAMIKCMINAIKNAIKNG
- a CDS encoding acyltransferase, with the protein product MIIKHSHTGFEALRILAMLMIVSLHYLGHGGVLQATPYSTNYLLGWFINAFCKVGVNCYVLISGYFLVKSSDFKIKKACDLWIEVFFYSAGIFLLFYSLNIIPLSTKGLLKSFLPIKLEAYWFVTAYMGLYILYPYLNKLITNLSKRDYQKFIFVLLGIFSIYSFVGDTFHVVGGSSLIWFIVLYCIGGYFRLFDDFSNKNKMFLFYVIMSIFIFITKITLYSIGSHFGFATKGGSEIFYAYNSPILLCSSVALFLFFKNVTVDRIWLLHLINFFAPLTFGVYLIHDNDFVRANIWRYWLNTPAFYDSQYFLLHYIMSVISVFVICALIDKIRQSIFFISGNMMHTLYERHRKRMV
- a CDS encoding acyltransferase, encoding MNLVQVVKHIVKKIIWPSPYTVIKKSPQKFMVDPSSVLFDSTRFVFCVPKHTINPCVYIAKDSMIGCEFIFESTQGCISVGNRTYIGNGTKLISRSSITIGDDVTIAWGCYLYDHNSHSLNWEQRRKDIQQQMIDLKNTKNFILNKDWSVVKTEAIVICDKAWIGFEAVILKGVTVGEGAIVGARSVVTKDVEPWTVVAGNPARVVKRLKKN